The Streptomyces capitiformicae genome contains the following window.
GCCGCAACACACTTGGCCCCCCAAGGGCGGTCATGCTATCCGATGACCAGACAGTTCACACGAGTGGCACACTTACCTCTTATTCCTCACCCGAAGCCCACATCTTCCGCGCCCCCCACTCAAGCCCCCGCCCAGAGCCCGTCCTTCGTCAGCCCCAGCAGCTCGATCGCGTTCCGCCGTACGATCCGGTCGACCACGTCCGGCTCCAGGTGCCCCATCTGGGCCTCCCCGACCTCGCGGGACTTGGGCCAGGTGGAGTCGGAGTGGGGGTAGTCGGTCTCGTACAGCACGTTGCCGACACCTATCGCGTCGAGGTTCTTCAGGCCGAACGCGTCGTCGAAGAAGCAGCCGTAGACGTGGTCGGCGAACAACTCGGACGGCGGCCGGTGCACCTTGTCGGCGACCCCGCCCCAGCCCCGGTTCTCCTCCCACACCACATCCGCGCGCTCCAGGATGTACGGGATCCAGCCGATCTGCCCCTCGGCGTACATGACCTTGAGGTTGGGGAAGCGTTCGAACTTGCCGCTCATCAGCCAGTCGACCATCGAGAAGCAGCAGTTGGCGAAGGTGATGGTGGAGCCGACGGCGGGCGGGGCGTCGGCCGACGTGGAGGGCATACGGCTGCTGGAGCCGATGTGCATGGCGACGACCGTGCCGGTCTCGTCGCAGGCGGCGAGGAAGGGGTCCCAGTCGTCGGTGTGGACGGAGGGCAGGCCGAGGTGCGGGGGTATTTCGGAGAAGGCGACCGCCCGGACGCCGCGGGCGGCGTTGCGGCGGACCTCCGCCGCCGCCAACTCCGCGTCCCAGAGAGGTATGAGGGTGAGGGGGATGAGGCGGCCCCGCGCCGCCGGACCGCACCACTCCTCCACCATCCAGTCGTTGTACGCCCGGACGCCCAGCAGCCCGAGTTCGCGGTCGGCGGCCTCGGTGAAGGTCTGGCCGCAGAACCGCGGGAAGGTGGGGAAGCAGAGGGCGGACTGGACATGGTTGACGTCCATGTCGGCGAGGCGCTGCGGGACGTCGTACGAGCCGGGGCGCATCTGCTCGTAGGTGATGACCTCCAGTTTGATCTCGTCCCTGCTGTACCCGACCGCGGTGTCGAGGCGGGTCAGTGGGCGGTGCAGATCCTCGTAGACCCACCAGTCGCCGATCGGTCCGTCGTCGCCGGGCGCGCCCATGACTGGCTTGAAGCGGCCGCCGAGAAAGGTCATCTCCTTCAGCGGCGCCCGGACTATGCGGGGGCCGGTGTCCCGGTACTTCTTCGGGAGGCGGTCCTGCCAGACGTTCGGCGGCTCCACCGTGTGGTCGTCGACGGAGATGATCCTCGGGAAGTCGGGGGCGATCGTGGGTTCCGTGGCGCTCGTCTCCATGGTGTCCATGTGGGTCACGGTAGCGCCGATCTGACGGATCGTCAGCTATCCGTTCAGCCCGCCCGGCCCTTGAGAACGACCCCGAAGGCCGAAGGCAGGAGCCGAAGAAGCAACCGCCCCCGAACCCAGCCACCCAGCCCTTAAGGACGACCCCGAAGCCGAAGGCGGAAGCCGAAGAAGCAACCGCCCCCGAATTCCAGCCCGTCCGGCGTTTGAGGACGAGCCCGAAGGGCGATGGCGGGGGTCTGGGGGCGCAGCCCCCCAGGAGCGGGGTCGAAGGGGCAGCCGCCCCTGGGATGGGACGGGTAGGGGGCGAGGAAACCCACCCGCGACGGACCGGGGTTCGCGAATGCGCGAGGAGAGGTTGTGTGGACCTTGTGATACACCGCGCGCCCACCTGTGAGCGCACTCTCGCACAGCTGACGGATCTGCCATGAACAAGGCAAACTAGCTTGGTTGTCAGGGAGACCTAAGGGGCGGCGTCGATGGGCGGTGAAGCGCGAGTGCCGGAGGACGGTGGGCCGCGAGTGCCGGAGCAGCGGAGTCCCAGGGACGCGCGCCCACCGGCGCCCGACGCCGCCCGCGGGCCGAACGGGGCGCCGGGCGGGAAACCGGACGCCGGCGATGCCGACGCCGACGCCGCCGGGCTCCGCTTCAGCGTGCTCGGACCCGTACGGGCCTGGCGCGGGACGGAGCCCCTCCCCACGGGTTCGCCCCAACAACGCGCGCTGCTGGCCGCCCTACTGCTCCGCGAGGGCCGCACGGCCACCGCGAGCGAGCTGATCGACGCGCTCTGGGGCGACGAGCCGCCGTCGCAGGCCCTGGCGGCCGTACGGACGTACGCCTCGCGGCTGCGCAAGGTCCTCTCCGCCGACGTACTGGTCAGCGAGTCCGGCGGTTACGCGATCCGCT
Protein-coding sequences here:
- a CDS encoding amidohydrolase family protein — encoded protein: MDTMETSATEPTIAPDFPRIISVDDHTVEPPNVWQDRLPKKYRDTGPRIVRAPLKEMTFLGGRFKPVMGAPGDDGPIGDWWVYEDLHRPLTRLDTAVGYSRDEIKLEVITYEQMRPGSYDVPQRLADMDVNHVQSALCFPTFPRFCGQTFTEAADRELGLLGVRAYNDWMVEEWCGPAARGRLIPLTLIPLWDAELAAAEVRRNAARGVRAVAFSEIPPHLGLPSVHTDDWDPFLAACDETGTVVAMHIGSSSRMPSTSADAPPAVGSTITFANCCFSMVDWLMSGKFERFPNLKVMYAEGQIGWIPYILERADVVWEENRGWGGVADKVHRPPSELFADHVYGCFFDDAFGLKNLDAIGVGNVLYETDYPHSDSTWPKSREVGEAQMGHLEPDVVDRIVRRNAIELLGLTKDGLWAGA